Part of the Candidatus Chlorohelix allophototropha genome, GCTGCTTTGTCTGCTGGCAAAATACGGTGTTTGAGTTTCTTTTTGATAGTCCGAAGAGCTTTAGGGTTTTTATATATGGTGATAATTGATTGCTGATTTGCGCTTAAAAGAACAGTGACACCTATCAGTTTTTGTACCCAGTCCAAGTTTCGATCTTCTCTAGGAATATCTCTTTCACCTAAGAA contains:
- a CDS encoding DUF4258 domain-containing protein, whose amino-acid sequence is MEAGLTYHATRRMRQRNFNQQEIYYILNHGRIERKTGICFYFLGERDIPREDRNLDWVQKLIGVTVLLSANQQSIITIYKNPKALRTIKKKLKHRILPADKAA